A single genomic interval of Selenobaculum gibii harbors:
- a CDS encoding prepilin-type N-terminal cleavage/methylation domain-containing protein, whose product MQKQKGFTLIELMIGISILTIILSILFSVFSYSYATSRNQLSKQFIETQEKLIHQILQEEFRNMTTIQLPAKGIKDINKNDDDPFQDTTNQTTCQYSTSSGTHHMREVNACFMVTDANGNEIRRTPECIDITRSTLFTASFEDRRYIRVRMFLFDPDNPNYPAVEYQETFFAPNVTREP is encoded by the coding sequence ATGCAGAAACAAAAAGGATTTACCTTAATTGAATTGATGATTGGCATTTCTATTCTCACCATTATTCTTTCAATACTATTTTCAGTTTTTTCTTATTCGTATGCAACTAGTAGAAATCAACTCTCAAAACAATTTATTGAGACACAAGAAAAATTAATTCATCAAATATTGCAAGAAGAATTTAGAAATATGACTACAATTCAATTACCCGCAAAAGGAATAAAAGATATAAATAAAAATGATGATGATCCTTTCCAAGACACTACTAATCAAACAACTTGTCAATATAGTACATCATCTGGAACTCATCACATGCGCGAAGTCAATGCTTGCTTTATGGTCACAGATGCAAATGGTAATGAAATTCGTCGCACTCCAGAATGCATTGATATTACTCGCTCAACTCTGTTTACTGCCAGCTTTGAAGATCGTCGGTATATCCGCGTTCGAATGTTTCTCTTCGATCCTGATAATCCCAATTATCCAGCAGTCGAATATCAAGAAACTTTCTTCGCACCAAATGTGACAAGGGAGCCATAA
- a CDS encoding NCS2 family permease, producing the protein MNNWFKFSERGTNISTEILAGLTTFVTMIYIVIVNPAILSQAGMDFNGVFVATIGATIVATLIMGIFANYPIALAPGMGMNAYFAFGVVIAGGIAWQGALGAVFVSAVIFVLLSLTKFRNTLIDAIPMSLKQGITAGIGLFITFIGLQNSKIIVDSPATLVTMGNLAEPMTFLSIIGLIVTAVLMVYNVKGSLFIGMIVTAVIAYFEGLVVIPESFFSMPTGLEHTMMQMDVESVFSGGLYAIVFTFLIVTLFDTTGTMLGVAEQAGLLKDGKFPKVRGALLADAIGSTVGAMLGTSPTSSYVESGAGVAAGGRTGFTAVVVAILFALTLFCAPIAQMLASVPAVTAPSLIVVGFLMMGGLRKIDWSDMEEAFPAFLVLFLMPISYSIATGIGVGFIVYPLIKVLRGKGSTVHPLMYVFMVLFIIQLGFLHH; encoded by the coding sequence GTGAATAACTGGTTTAAGTTTTCGGAACGTGGGACGAATATTTCTACGGAAATATTAGCGGGTCTTACTACTTTTGTTACTATGATTTACATAGTAATCGTAAATCCGGCAATTCTTAGTCAAGCAGGTATGGACTTTAATGGTGTATTTGTTGCGACGATTGGGGCAACGATTGTTGCTACTTTAATTATGGGGATTTTTGCGAATTATCCTATCGCTCTTGCACCTGGTATGGGAATGAATGCGTATTTTGCCTTTGGTGTGGTTATTGCAGGTGGAATTGCATGGCAAGGTGCTTTAGGTGCAGTATTTGTATCAGCAGTTATATTTGTTTTATTATCATTGACAAAATTTCGTAATACTTTAATTGACGCAATTCCTATGAGTTTAAAACAAGGGATTACAGCAGGAATTGGACTTTTTATTACATTTATTGGTTTGCAAAATTCAAAAATTATTGTAGATTCACCAGCCACTTTGGTTACTATGGGGAATTTAGCTGAGCCAATGACTTTTCTTTCAATTATTGGACTTATTGTTACAGCTGTATTAATGGTTTATAATGTAAAAGGTTCTTTATTTATTGGGATGATTGTTACAGCTGTTATTGCATATTTTGAAGGTTTAGTTGTTATTCCAGAAAGTTTCTTTTCAATGCCAACAGGTCTTGAGCACACAATGATGCAAATGGATGTTGAAAGTGTGTTTAGTGGTGGTTTATATGCAATTGTATTTACATTTTTAATTGTTACTTTATTTGATACTACTGGAACAATGCTTGGTGTTGCTGAGCAAGCTGGCTTACTTAAAGATGGTAAATTCCCAAAAGTAAGAGGCGCTTTACTTGCTGATGCAATTGGTAGTACAGTCGGTGCTATGCTTGGTACAAGTCCAACATCTTCTTATGTTGAATCTGGCGCAGGCGTAGCCGCAGGCGGACGTACAGGATTTACTGCGGTTGTTGTTGCAATTTTATTTGCACTTACACTATTTTGTGCACCAATTGCACAGATGCTTGCTTCAGTTCCAGCTGTTACAGCTCCATCTTTGATTGTTGTTGGTTTCTTAATGATGGGCGGACTTCGCAAAATTGATTGGTCTGATATGGAGGAAGCTTTTCCTGCATTCCTAGTATTGTTCTTAATGCCAATCAGCTATAGTATTGCGACTGGTATTGGTGTAGGATTTATCGTATATCCGCTAATTAAAGTGTTACGTGGTAAAGGATCAACAGTACATCCATTGATGTATGTATTTATGGTTCTTTTCATTATTCAACTAGGTTTTTTACATCACTAA
- the cdaA gene encoding diadenylate cyclase CdaA yields the protein MPIQLKGLISTISFLDIVDILIVAFILYKLYMLLKDTRAITLVKGLLVLLVLTMVSNWLGLNVIYWLMQKTVTLVFVALPLVFQPELRRTLEHLGQGKLFGKSVFLNIEEAKSLVNELDKAVMVLAQNKIGALIVLERENILSDYIATGIQIDGLVSSEFLINVFIPNTPLHDGAAIIRGNRMISAGCLLPLTDDRTLSKELGTRHRAAIGITEQSDAIVLVVSEETGTISIARGGRLTRHLDSEKLKQNLKPLFTTRPTSIMDWFNWRHSK from the coding sequence ATGCCAATACAATTAAAAGGATTAATTTCAACCATTAGCTTCCTTGACATAGTTGATATTCTGATTGTAGCGTTTATTTTATATAAACTTTATATGCTACTAAAAGATACTAGGGCAATCACTTTAGTGAAAGGGCTTTTAGTTCTTTTGGTGCTTACAATGGTCAGCAATTGGCTAGGTCTTAATGTAATCTATTGGTTAATGCAAAAAACGGTTACGCTTGTATTCGTTGCTTTGCCGCTGGTTTTTCAACCAGAGCTTAGACGAACTTTGGAACATTTAGGGCAGGGGAAATTATTTGGTAAATCTGTATTCTTAAATATAGAAGAAGCTAAATCTTTGGTTAACGAATTGGATAAGGCGGTCATGGTGCTGGCGCAAAATAAAATTGGTGCATTGATTGTTTTAGAGCGCGAAAATATATTGAGTGATTATATTGCAACGGGTATTCAAATTGATGGATTGGTATCATCTGAATTTTTAATTAATGTTTTTATTCCGAATACACCATTGCATGATGGCGCGGCAATTATTCGCGGCAATCGAATGATATCAGCAGGCTGTTTGTTGCCGTTAACAGATGATCGGACACTTAGTAAGGAACTCGGAACTCGGCATCGGGCGGCGATTGGGATTACGGAACAATCGGATGCAATTGTGTTAGTTGTAAGTGAAGAAACCGGAACGATTTCTATTGCAAGAGGTGGGAGATTGACTCGTCATCTTGATTCGGAAAAACTGAAACAAAATCTTAAACCATTATTTACGACTCGTCCAACCAGTATCATGGATTGGTTTAATTGGAGGCACTCGAAATGA
- a CDS encoding glucosaminidase domain-containing protein gives MKNKIIQKFSIVCLTFVFVFAGFSMIANAKPFVWVDKPKDYGNNSKEYSIMGDAIATKEQCLKYLLKSNPRPSLTVSPKQLVDYYYEEGNREGIRPDIAFAQALQETGYFRYGGSVVAGQNNYCGLGTIGGGVKGAWFKSAQIGVRAHIQHIMAYATTKKPQATIVDPRYDVVKTTRNFGKAKTWSDLNGRWAIPGNGYGQKILKIHSDILATK, from the coding sequence ATGAAGAATAAGATCATACAAAAATTTTCTATTGTTTGTTTGACCTTTGTTTTTGTTTTTGCTGGATTTAGTATGATTGCAAATGCAAAACCGTTTGTATGGGTAGATAAGCCAAAAGACTATGGCAATAATAGCAAGGAATATTCCATTATGGGGGATGCAATTGCAACAAAAGAGCAATGTTTGAAATACTTGTTAAAATCTAATCCAAGACCGTCTCTTACCGTTAGTCCTAAACAATTAGTAGATTACTATTATGAAGAGGGAAACCGCGAGGGAATCAGACCGGATATTGCTTTTGCGCAAGCATTACAAGAAACTGGCTATTTCCGCTATGGTGGATCAGTGGTGGCAGGTCAAAATAATTACTGTGGATTAGGTACTATAGGCGGTGGAGTAAAAGGTGCATGGTTTAAATCGGCACAAATTGGCGTTAGAGCGCATATTCAACATATTATGGCATATGCAACAACGAAAAAACCACAAGCAACAATCGTTGATCCACGTTATGATGTGGTAAAAACTACGCGCAATTTTGGTAAAGCAAAAACATGGTCGGATTTAAATGGAAGATGGGCAATCCCTGGGAATGGGTATGGTCAAAAGATATTAAAAATTCATAGTGATATATTAGCGACGAAATAA
- a CDS encoding branched-chain amino acid aminotransferase, producing the protein MAEIRFEQAAALKEKPDVSKIGFGKEFSDYMFEMDYNPKQGWHDPRIVPYRDISVSPANCTLHYGQAIFEGMKAFRTHDNRIVIFRPLDHINRLNNSARILDIPEVDVETVHQGLRKLIEIEKEWVPAKKGTSLYIRPFIFATDPYLGVSVSATYKMMIILSPVAAYYAAGFNPVKIMVEDTYVRAVPGGLGEAKTPANYAASLHAGLVAHEKGYDQTLWLDGVHRKYIEEVGSMNILFKIKGEIVTPALCGSILSGITRKTVLAVAKEWGVPTSERRITIDEVHEAYQNGELEEVFGSGTAAVISPVGELYYKGEKMVINDGKIGPFTQKMYDHITGLHSGEVKDTLGFVEEIIKL; encoded by the coding sequence ATGGCTGAAATTAGATTTGAGCAGGCTGCTGCATTAAAAGAGAAACCTGATGTATCCAAAATTGGATTTGGCAAAGAGTTTTCGGACTACATGTTCGAAATGGATTATAACCCAAAACAAGGTTGGCATGATCCAAGAATTGTTCCATATCGTGATATATCTGTCAGCCCAGCAAATTGTACGCTTCATTATGGGCAGGCAATTTTTGAAGGAATGAAAGCTTTTCGTACTCATGACAATCGGATTGTTATTTTTAGACCGCTTGACCATATTAATCGTTTAAATAATTCAGCACGTATTCTTGATATTCCAGAAGTGGATGTCGAAACGGTTCATCAAGGATTAAGAAAATTAATTGAAATTGAAAAAGAGTGGGTTCCAGCGAAAAAAGGAACAAGTTTATATATTCGTCCATTTATTTTTGCAACAGATCCTTATTTAGGTGTTAGTGTAAGTGCTACATACAAAATGATGATTATTTTATCCCCGGTAGCAGCTTATTACGCTGCTGGATTTAATCCAGTAAAAATTATGGTTGAAGATACTTATGTACGCGCTGTTCCGGGTGGATTAGGCGAGGCAAAAACACCGGCAAATTATGCGGCAAGTTTACATGCTGGTCTTGTTGCACATGAAAAAGGCTATGATCAAACGTTATGGCTAGATGGTGTACATCGTAAGTATATTGAGGAAGTCGGATCAATGAACATCCTATTTAAAATAAAAGGTGAAATTGTTACACCTGCACTTTGTGGCAGTATCCTTTCAGGTATTACGCGCAAAACTGTTTTAGCCGTTGCAAAAGAGTGGGGTGTACCTACCTCAGAACGTCGTATTACGATAGATGAAGTACATGAAGCTTATCAAAATGGCGAGTTGGAAGAAGTATTTGGATCAGGAACAGCAGCTGTAATTTCTCCTGTAGGTGAGCTTTATTATAAAGGCGAAAAGATGGTTATCAATGATGGGAAAATAGGTCCATTTACGCAAAAGATGTATGATCATATTACGGGATTGCATAGCGGTGAAGTTAAAGATACATTAGGTTTTGTTGAAGAAATTATAAAATTATAA